A single genomic interval of Camelina sativa cultivar DH55 chromosome 11, Cs, whole genome shotgun sequence harbors:
- the LOC104722406 gene encoding actin-depolymerizing factor 7-like yields MANAASGMAVEDECKLKFLELKSKRNYRFIVFRIDGQQVVVEKLGKPEETYDDFTASLPADECRYAVFDFDFTTAENCQKSKIFFIAWSPDSSRVRMKMVYASSKDRFKRELDGIQVELQATDPSEMSFDIIKSRAL; encoded by the exons atg GCGAACGCGGCGTCTGGGATGGCAGTGGAGGACGAGTGCAAGCTCAAGTTTCTGGAGCTAAAGTCGAAAAGAAACTACCGGTTCATAGTATTCAGGATAGACGGGCAACAAGTGGTGGTCGAAAAGCTAGGAAAGCCCGAAGAGACTTACGATGATTTCACGGCTTCCCTCCCTGCGGACGAGTGCCGTTATGCAGTCTTCGATTTTGACTTCACCACCGCTGAAAATTGCCAGAAGAGCAAAATCTTCTTCATTGCAtg GTCCCCTGATTCATCAAGGGTGAGGATGAAGATGGTGTACGCAAGCTCTAAGGATAGATTCAAGAGAGAATTGGATGGCATTCAGGTGGAGTTACAAGCCACTGATCCTAGCGAGATGAGCTTCGACATTATCAAAAGCCGTGCTCTCTAA
- the LOC104722408 gene encoding low-temperature-induced 65 kDa protein-like isoform X1, producing MDSQGQLQRTHHARHQAEEPIKIHHPEEGEHHEKGPSKVLKKVKEKAKKIKNVLTKHGHSHEHDRGEHIPDDHDRDQEDDGDHYRDQKIRGGAPARGKAHIPVKYEIVPPGTKAFPVLPSSHTKHSEPNIGVGHEALSHPVKHSGVPKREESGGASTLTPHNTPVSLPSATEDVTRTFVPGGDKSRDQRKVNIERPRGLEQDPAAPGSHGGGMSNYQSKVTDPTHGKASGETGPATTVSALGRLGLGTDFGKKSHGFDTKSEPEMGTHLSAGNYGSGLRKESPERSDELDLGRDLPTRAQGIQNREGEDSKSQERGDEMYQSNQGSYTDKIASATSAVADKAVAAKNTVASKLGYSGEGGGVHENRIEGEETHSSGVGYGSTVAGMVTPVYEKVKETGASVMTKLPFSGTGGTETGQDKGVSAKEYLTEKLSPGEEDKVLSEVVAEKLHLGGGETGPAKKGIVTQSEEVEKRLGGFKDPSSEAAMKHGKAYADEGEGGMVEKLSGAVTSWLSGTTEEVTQKATQSVQDSSQSLGSTVGNKMGLSGGDEAGQRGGNGGSVPLQRRFQESGN from the exons ATGGATTCACAAGGACAGTTGCAACGTACTCATCATGCTCGTCATCAAGCAGAGGAGCCAATAAAGATTCACCATCCTG AGGAAGGAGAGCATCATGAGAAAGGACCATCGAAAGTTCTAAAGAAAGTGAAGGAAAAAGCCAAGAAGATCAAGAACGTTCTTACAAAACATGGACATAGCCATGAGCATGATCGTGGAGAACACATCCCCGATGATCACGATCGAGACCAGGAAGACGATGGAGATCACTACAGAGACCAAAAAATACGCGGCGGTGCACCAG CACGAGGAAAGGCTCACATTCCGGTGAAGTATGAGATAGTTCCTCCAGGCACGAAAGCTTTTCCCGTTCTCCCGTCTTCACATACGAAACACTCTGAGCCAAACATAGGAGTTGGCCACGAAGCACTGTCTCATCCTGTGAAACACTCAGGCGTAcctaaaagagaagagagcgGAGGAGCTTCTACGTTGACACCGCATAACACGCCCGTATCGTTGCCCTCTGCGACAGAAGATGTGACGAGAACGTTTGTTCCTGGTGGAGACAAGTCTCGAGACCAACGTAAGGTTAATATCGAGCGACCAAGAGGACTGGAGCAAGATCCAGCCGCTCCTGGATCTCATGGAGGTGGGATGTCGAATTATCAGTCCAAAGTTACTGATCCCACCCACGGAAAAG CTTCAGGAGAAACTGGACCAGCAACGACGGTCTCAGCTCTTGGAAGGTTAGGGTTAGGAACGGACTTCGGGAAGAAGAGCCATGGGTTTGATACGAAATCGGAACCTGAAATGGGTACGCATTTATCCGCCGGAAACTACGGATCTGGATTGAGGAAAGAGTCTCCGGAGAGGAGTGATGAATTAGATTTGGGAAGAGATTTGCCGACGAGAGCTCAAGGTATACAGAACCGTGAGGGTGAAGATTCGAAATCTCAGGAGAGAGGAGATGAGATGTATCAGTCGAATCAGGGCAGTTACACCGATAAGATCGCATCAGCTACTTCAGCCGTAGCTGACAAAGCTGTAGCAGCGAAGAACACCGTCGCTTCGAAGCTCGGTTACTCTGGAGAAGGCGGTGGCGTACACGAGAATCGTATTGAGGGAGAGGAGACTCATAGCTCCGGTGTGGGATACGGGAGTACGGTCGCAGGTATGGTGACTCCAGTTTACGAGAAGGTTAAAGAGACAGGAGCTAGTGTAATGACGAAATTACCATTCTCCGGAACCGGTGGTACAGAGACAGGACAAGACAAGGGCGTGTCGGCTAAAGAATATCTGACGGAGAAACTGAGTCCGGGAGAGGAAGATAAGGTTTTGTCGGAGGTGGTCGCTGAAAAGCTTCATCTTGGCGGAGGAGAAACGGGGCCGGCGAAGAAGGGGATAGTGACACAATCGGAGGAGGTGGAGAAAAGGCTAGGAGGATTTAAGGATCCGAGCTCGGAAGCAGCTATGAAACACGGCAAAGCTTATGCGGATGAAGGCGAAGGAGGGATGGTGGAGAAGCTGAGTGGAGCTGTTACTTCTTGGCTCTCTGGTACGACGGAGGAAGTGACGCAAAAGGCTACACAGTCTGTTCAAGACTCTTCACAGTCACTTGGCTCCACCGTTG GAAATAAAATGGGGTTATCAGGAGGAGATGAGGCAGGTCAACGAGGCGGAAATGGTGGTTCTGTGCCTTTGCAGAGGAGATTTCAAGAATCTGGAAACTGA
- the LOC104722408 gene encoding low-temperature-induced 65 kDa protein-like isoform X2, with protein MDSQGQLQRTHHARHQAEEPIKIHHPEEGEHHEKGPSKVLKKVKEKAKKIKNVLTKHGHSHEHDRGEHIPDDHDRDQEDDGDHYRDQKIRGGAPARGKAHIPVKYEIVPPGTKAFPVLPSSHTKHSEPNIGVGHEALSHPVKHSGVPKREESGGASTLTPHNTPVSLPSATEDVTRTFVPGGDKSRDQRKVNIERPRGLEQDPAAPGSHGGGMSNYQSKVTDPTHGKASGETGPATTVSALGRLGLGTDFGKKSHGFDTKSEPEMGTHLSAGNYGSGLRKESPERSDELDLGRDLPTRAQGIQNREGEDSKSQERGDEMYQSNQGSYTDKIASATSAVADKAVAAKNTVASKLGYSGEGGGVHENRIEGEETHSSGVGYGSTVAETGQDKGVSAKEYLTEKLSPGEEDKVLSEVVAEKLHLGGGETGPAKKGIVTQSEEVEKRLGGFKDPSSEAAMKHGKAYADEGEGGMVEKLSGAVTSWLSGTTEEVTQKATQSVQDSSQSLGSTVGNKMGLSGGDEAGQRGGNGGSVPLQRRFQESGN; from the exons ATGGATTCACAAGGACAGTTGCAACGTACTCATCATGCTCGTCATCAAGCAGAGGAGCCAATAAAGATTCACCATCCTG AGGAAGGAGAGCATCATGAGAAAGGACCATCGAAAGTTCTAAAGAAAGTGAAGGAAAAAGCCAAGAAGATCAAGAACGTTCTTACAAAACATGGACATAGCCATGAGCATGATCGTGGAGAACACATCCCCGATGATCACGATCGAGACCAGGAAGACGATGGAGATCACTACAGAGACCAAAAAATACGCGGCGGTGCACCAG CACGAGGAAAGGCTCACATTCCGGTGAAGTATGAGATAGTTCCTCCAGGCACGAAAGCTTTTCCCGTTCTCCCGTCTTCACATACGAAACACTCTGAGCCAAACATAGGAGTTGGCCACGAAGCACTGTCTCATCCTGTGAAACACTCAGGCGTAcctaaaagagaagagagcgGAGGAGCTTCTACGTTGACACCGCATAACACGCCCGTATCGTTGCCCTCTGCGACAGAAGATGTGACGAGAACGTTTGTTCCTGGTGGAGACAAGTCTCGAGACCAACGTAAGGTTAATATCGAGCGACCAAGAGGACTGGAGCAAGATCCAGCCGCTCCTGGATCTCATGGAGGTGGGATGTCGAATTATCAGTCCAAAGTTACTGATCCCACCCACGGAAAAG CTTCAGGAGAAACTGGACCAGCAACGACGGTCTCAGCTCTTGGAAGGTTAGGGTTAGGAACGGACTTCGGGAAGAAGAGCCATGGGTTTGATACGAAATCGGAACCTGAAATGGGTACGCATTTATCCGCCGGAAACTACGGATCTGGATTGAGGAAAGAGTCTCCGGAGAGGAGTGATGAATTAGATTTGGGAAGAGATTTGCCGACGAGAGCTCAAGGTATACAGAACCGTGAGGGTGAAGATTCGAAATCTCAGGAGAGAGGAGATGAGATGTATCAGTCGAATCAGGGCAGTTACACCGATAAGATCGCATCAGCTACTTCAGCCGTAGCTGACAAAGCTGTAGCAGCGAAGAACACCGTCGCTTCGAAGCTCGGTTACTCTGGAGAAGGCGGTGGCGTACACGAGAATCGTATTGAGGGAGAGGAGACTCATAGCTCCGGTGTGGGATACGGGAGTACGGTCGCAG AGACAGGACAAGACAAGGGCGTGTCGGCTAAAGAATATCTGACGGAGAAACTGAGTCCGGGAGAGGAAGATAAGGTTTTGTCGGAGGTGGTCGCTGAAAAGCTTCATCTTGGCGGAGGAGAAACGGGGCCGGCGAAGAAGGGGATAGTGACACAATCGGAGGAGGTGGAGAAAAGGCTAGGAGGATTTAAGGATCCGAGCTCGGAAGCAGCTATGAAACACGGCAAAGCTTATGCGGATGAAGGCGAAGGAGGGATGGTGGAGAAGCTGAGTGGAGCTGTTACTTCTTGGCTCTCTGGTACGACGGAGGAAGTGACGCAAAAGGCTACACAGTCTGTTCAAGACTCTTCACAGTCACTTGGCTCCACCGTTG GAAATAAAATGGGGTTATCAGGAGGAGATGAGGCAGGTCAACGAGGCGGAAATGGTGGTTCTGTGCCTTTGCAGAGGAGATTTCAAGAATCTGGAAACTGA
- the LOC104722409 gene encoding transmembrane ascorbate ferrireductase 1: MAVGINAMAVTFVAHALAVIAAVMVLVWSISYRGGLAWEATNKNLIFNLHPVLMLIGFIILGGEAIISYKALPLEKPVKKLIHLILHAIALALGIFGICAAFKNHNESKIPNLYSLHSWIGIGAISLYGFQWVYSFVVFFFPGGSANLRSGLLPWHAMLGLFVYILAVGNAALGFLEKLTFLENGGLDKYGSEAFLINFTAIVTILFGAFVVLTASAKSPSPSSSNDDDTVDYSYSAI, from the exons ATGGCTGTCGGGATAAACGCGATGGCGGTGACGTTTGTGGCGCACGCGCTGGCGGTAATCGCGGCGGTTATGGTGCTGGTTTGGAGTATTAGTTACAGAGGTGGATTGGCCTGGGAAGCTACTAACAAGAATCTCATCTTCAAT CTGCATCCTGTTCTCATGCTCATTGGATTTATAATCTTGGGAGGAGAAG CCATTATAAGTTACAAAGCGCTTCCCCTGGAGAAACCAGTGAAGAAGTTGATTCACCTTATACTCCATGCCATTGCTCTGGCTCTTGGGATCTTTGGCATCTGCGCAGCCTTCAAGAACCACAATGAAAGCAAAATCCCTAATCTCTACAGTCTCCATTCCTGGATTGGAATTGGAGCCATTTCCCTTTATGGCTTCCAG TGGGTGTACAGCTTCGTAGTGTTCTTCTTCCCAGGAGGATCAGCGAATCTGAGAAGTGGTTTGCTTCCGTGGCACGCAATGCTCGGCCTATTTGTTTATATACTTGCGGTTGGGAATGCAGCTCTAGGGTTTCTGGAAAAGTTGACTTTCTTGGAGAATGGAGGGCTTGACAAGTATGGATCCGAAGCATTTCTCATCAACTTCACGGCCATTGTCACTATTCTCTTTGGTGCCTTTGTGGTACTCACTGCGTCTGCTAAGTCTCCGTCACCTTCCTCCtcaaatgatgatgatactgtTGATTACAGCTACTCTGCTATATAA